In Acetonema longum DSM 6540, a single window of DNA contains:
- a CDS encoding DUF1858 domain-containing protein, with translation MLPKGANLQKIHNGKRTYAITPHLPGGFIKPEVLEKYVHVARKYNGILKLTSAQRIMITGLKAEDIDTIWSDLGMQPALGFANCVRSVKICPGIAFCKRGKQDSIKLGLELDRRYIKKEMPSRMKLGVSGCLNSCSEAIIKDIGIIGTDEGWDVYVGGSAGSHPRLGDQLITGLNYDDTLRIVEIIVAYYQKNADIERVGQFIDRISFEKFKSDVLAEFSHHTPSADVPKPYSAEEQMIPRPGGLTEGKLVFGDKITADSVIADIIRVYPQTVPVLRGFGMGCLGCPSSTGEALEKAAGIHGIDVEELIEALNQTITGSEK, from the coding sequence ATGCTGCCTAAAGGAGCCAATCTGCAGAAAATCCACAACGGGAAAAGGACATATGCCATCACGCCCCATCTGCCGGGCGGTTTCATAAAACCTGAAGTGCTGGAGAAATATGTCCATGTTGCCAGGAAGTATAACGGCATTCTCAAGCTGACTTCCGCCCAGCGCATCATGATTACCGGACTCAAAGCCGAGGACATTGATACCATATGGAGTGACCTGGGAATGCAGCCGGCTCTGGGTTTCGCCAATTGTGTCCGCAGCGTGAAGATTTGCCCGGGAATTGCATTTTGCAAGCGGGGCAAGCAGGACAGCATCAAGTTGGGGTTGGAACTGGACCGGCGGTACATAAAAAAGGAAATGCCATCCCGGATGAAGCTGGGGGTTTCCGGCTGCCTCAATTCCTGCTCCGAGGCAATTATCAAGGATATTGGCATAATCGGCACTGACGAAGGCTGGGATGTCTATGTAGGCGGCAGCGCCGGATCCCATCCCCGGCTGGGAGATCAGCTCATTACCGGTCTCAATTACGATGACACACTGCGAATCGTTGAAATCATTGTGGCCTACTACCAGAAAAATGCTGATATCGAACGGGTCGGCCAGTTCATTGACCGGATCAGTTTCGAAAAATTTAAAAGTGACGTTTTGGCGGAGTTCAGCCATCATACCCCATCCGCAGACGTGCCCAAACCCTACTCGGCGGAAGAACAGATGATTCCCCGGCCCGGCGGCCTGACTGAAGGCAAGTTGGTCTTCGGGGATAAAATCACTGCGGACAGTGTCATCGCCGACATCATCCGGGTATACCCTCAGACCGTCCCGGTGCTCCGTGGTTTCGGCATGGGCTGTCTCGGCTGCCCGTCATCCACCGGTGAAGCGTTGGAAAAAGCGGCCGGAATTCATGGAATCGATGTTGAAGAACTGATAGAGGCATTAAACCAAACTATAACAGGGAGTGAAAAATAA
- a CDS encoding YbaK/EbsC family protein has protein sequence MLEKKGTYALLDKYNFIYEVYDHPAVNSIEELDTLNIPYKKQIAKNLFLSDDRKNDYFLVTVPGHKTVNLKILRAKINSRRLCLASEQELWKMLLLKRGCVTPVGILNNTRKNGRGRI, from the coding sequence ATGCTAGAGAAAAAAGGGACTTACGCTCTTTTGGATAAATACAATTTTATTTATGAGGTTTACGATCACCCCGCAGTTAATTCCATTGAAGAATTGGATACATTGAATATTCCGTACAAGAAGCAAATTGCAAAGAATCTTTTTTTGAGCGATGATAGAAAGAACGACTATTTCCTCGTTACAGTGCCGGGACATAAAACAGTCAATTTGAAAATCCTGCGTGCTAAGATTAACAGCCGCAGACTGTGCCTTGCCAGCGAACAAGAGCTCTGGAAAATGCTGCTGCTAAAAAGGGGCTGTGTAACTCCTGTCGGAATCCTGAACAATACACGGAAGAATGGTCGTGGCCGTATTTGA
- a CDS encoding DMT family transporter gives MTDGTAKGLMQDENGSKSRLAANTYKGILLTTLSAVLFGVTPVLTSLTYSLGGTPETVTFFRNLFAIPALFLPLYLKKIPLSLPWPVLRDIALYGIIGGGITTLLLYMSYPYVGIGAATTLHFLYPVFVCLICRIFFKERLSLRKIMVLLIAGAGMLCFFDLKAASQITGLVIAGVSGLTYAIYMVAMEKKRLDQRNSWMVTFYMAISVSIFMLLYNIPTGKIVLLLPLKAYLYMVTLAILASFLAVLLLQLGIKYLGASTAAILCLFEPITSMICGGLFLQETITIEKIIGCILIFSAVVLLATNKSSSISIPHGTCS, from the coding sequence GTGACTGATGGTACTGCAAAAGGCTTGATGCAGGATGAGAACGGCAGCAAGTCCCGTTTAGCCGCCAATACCTATAAAGGTATTCTATTAACAACTTTGTCAGCTGTTTTATTTGGCGTGACTCCCGTGCTAACCTCCCTTACTTATAGCCTGGGCGGCACGCCTGAAACCGTAACATTTTTCCGGAATCTTTTTGCGATTCCCGCTTTGTTTCTGCCGCTTTATCTGAAAAAGATACCCCTTTCCCTGCCCTGGCCGGTACTGCGTGATATTGCTCTATATGGGATAATCGGCGGGGGCATAACGACACTTTTACTTTATATGTCTTATCCTTATGTAGGAATTGGCGCCGCTACAACTTTGCATTTTTTGTATCCGGTATTTGTTTGTCTCATCTGCCGCATCTTTTTTAAAGAACGGTTGAGCTTGCGAAAAATAATGGTTCTGCTAATTGCCGGCGCCGGCATGTTATGTTTTTTTGATTTAAAGGCCGCCAGTCAGATAACCGGCCTTGTGATAGCGGGGGTCTCGGGATTGACCTATGCAATCTATATGGTTGCCATGGAAAAGAAGAGACTGGACCAGCGGAATTCTTGGATGGTTACATTTTATATGGCGATTTCGGTGTCGATTTTTATGTTGCTTTATAATATTCCGACGGGAAAGATTGTCCTGCTCTTACCGTTGAAAGCCTATCTCTATATGGTTACGCTCGCTATTTTAGCATCGTTTCTCGCCGTGCTGCTATTGCAATTGGGAATCAAATATCTGGGAGCTTCCACGGCAGCGATTCTGTGTTTGTTTGAGCCGATAACGAGTATGATTTGCGGGGGATTGTTTTTACAAGAGACAATCACGATTGAAAAAATTATCGGCTGCATCCTGATTTTTTCCGCGGTGGTTCTTCTGGCCACTAATAAATCCAGTTCAATTTCAATCCCGCATGGAACATGTTCTTAG
- a CDS encoding Cof-type HAD-IIB family hydrolase has protein sequence MLKLIVTDMDGTLLNSNREISPGNAAALMAAQRQGVEIAIATGRIYENARGLCQRAGFNPHIISNHGAFAYTKDGEQLLGVGIDKSHVKNAITWLTDNHYFYNLCTDRHSYIPASTADILSNDFHAAKSLIPDVTAGRVQQVIQIYQKMDGRTLIDKLDDLLEQGLAFGSITSITFDQEKLRRGREYFGAYPGLALSIAGRDIFELINPTVSKGKALEKLTNHLHLPMNEVMAIGDNYNDISMLERVGISVAIGNAEEDVKKICKHVSLSNDQNGVAHIINKLLKL, from the coding sequence ATGTTGAAATTAATTGTTACGGATATGGACGGTACGTTGCTTAATTCCAACCGGGAAATCAGTCCGGGAAATGCTGCGGCGTTAATGGCGGCGCAGCGGCAAGGGGTGGAAATCGCCATTGCTACAGGGCGGATATACGAGAATGCGCGGGGATTATGCCAAAGAGCCGGGTTTAACCCTCACATCATCTCTAACCATGGGGCGTTTGCCTATACGAAAGATGGAGAACAGCTTTTAGGTGTAGGGATCGATAAAAGCCATGTTAAAAATGCGATAACTTGGCTCACGGATAATCATTATTTTTATAATCTGTGTACCGATAGGCATTCCTATATTCCGGCCAGTACGGCAGATATTCTTTCCAACGATTTTCATGCTGCCAAATCACTGATTCCTGATGTCACTGCGGGAAGAGTTCAGCAGGTGATTCAAATATATCAAAAAATGGACGGCAGGACCCTGATTGATAAATTGGACGATCTTTTGGAACAAGGTTTGGCTTTTGGCAGCATTACCTCAATAACCTTCGATCAGGAGAAGCTGCGCCGAGGCAGGGAGTATTTCGGCGCATATCCGGGCTTAGCGTTAAGTATCGCCGGCAGGGATATTTTCGAACTGATTAACCCAACGGTTTCCAAGGGAAAGGCCCTGGAGAAGCTGACGAATCATTTGCATCTTCCTATGAACGAAGTCATGGCAATCGGTGATAATTATAATGATATTTCCATGTTGGAGCGGGTGGGGATCAGCGTTGCCATCGGCAATGCCGAAGAAGATGTGAAAAAGATCTGCAAGCATGTATCTCTGTCGAATGACCAAAACGGAGTAGCCCATATCATTAACAAGCTGCTCAAACTATAA
- a CDS encoding aspartate/glutamate racemase family protein: MRKAIGILGGMGAAATCDLFNKIITMTDAKSDQDHIHIFIDCNTNIPDRTKAILGKGEDPVPEIVRSGIRLQSMGANVLVMPCNTAHYFYDRITPFFDVPLLNMLQLTAEAIQKRGIKRIGLLATDGTLQSGVYHAVLAQAGIEAVIPSLSDQASVMDVIYNGIKGANRNIDLGRFYDTIDGLFARGAEILILGCTELPIAFEIYRIDRPAIDPTTVLAAAAIQFVGKPLVARNLAV, from the coding sequence ATGAGAAAGGCCATCGGCATTCTCGGCGGTATGGGAGCGGCAGCTACCTGTGATTTATTTAATAAAATTATTACGATGACAGACGCCAAATCCGATCAGGATCATATTCATATTTTCATAGACTGTAATACTAATATTCCTGACAGGACCAAGGCGATATTAGGGAAGGGGGAAGATCCCGTTCCCGAAATCGTGAGAAGCGGTATCCGTCTGCAGTCAATGGGAGCGAATGTGTTAGTCATGCCGTGTAATACAGCCCACTATTTTTACGATAGAATTACGCCTTTCTTCGATGTCCCGCTATTAAATATGTTGCAGCTGACGGCTGAGGCCATACAAAAAAGAGGTATAAAGCGGATTGGCTTGCTGGCAACGGATGGGACTCTTCAATCCGGGGTCTATCATGCGGTATTGGCGCAAGCCGGTATAGAGGCAGTGATTCCTTCCCTCTCGGATCAGGCGAGCGTAATGGATGTTATTTATAATGGCATAAAGGGCGCGAATAGAAATATCGACCTGGGCAGATTTTACGATACAATCGACGGATTATTTGCGCGAGGCGCGGAAATATTGATACTAGGGTGTACCGAACTGCCGATTGCATTTGAAATCTACCGCATTGACCGGCCGGCGATTGATCCGACTACGGTATTGGCAGCAGCGGCCATTCAGTTTGTGGGTAAACCCTTAGTGGCAAGAAATTTAGCCGTTTGA
- a CDS encoding Crp/Fnr family transcriptional regulator: MDFAYLRNIPGFEDLAPGDLAMINQVTIERKYKKNGTIFIEGEPGEGFHYIKTGKVKIVKASVDGREHIINILGPGEVFAEVLLFNDEAYPATAIALEDSCVGVIRNDKLEAILVGHPRIALHIIKVMSRKIRFIQMKIKSLAFSDSYAKIAQTLEGLARRYGRKTARGLEIDLDMTRQDVANLAGTTRETASRVFSIMKKDKVLDADERHIVILDQDGLRQYYENQM, encoded by the coding sequence ATGGATTTTGCTTATCTAAGAAATATCCCCGGGTTTGAGGATCTGGCGCCTGGAGATTTGGCCATGATCAACCAAGTAACCATAGAACGAAAATATAAAAAGAACGGAACCATTTTCATAGAAGGGGAACCCGGTGAAGGATTTCATTACATCAAGACCGGCAAGGTCAAGATCGTCAAGGCCTCTGTTGATGGTCGGGAGCACATCATCAACATATTGGGGCCAGGTGAGGTTTTTGCTGAGGTTCTGCTGTTCAATGATGAAGCTTATCCGGCAACCGCTATTGCGTTGGAAGACTCCTGTGTAGGCGTCATTCGCAATGACAAGCTGGAGGCAATCCTTGTCGGCCACCCGCGAATTGCCCTGCACATCATCAAGGTTATGAGCAGGAAAATCCGGTTCATTCAAATGAAGATCAAGTCCCTTGCCTTTTCCGACAGTTACGCCAAGATCGCCCAGACCCTGGAGGGGCTGGCCCGCCGTTACGGCAGGAAAACAGCGCGGGGTCTGGAGATAGATCTGGACATGACCAGGCAGGACGTTGCCAATCTGGCCGGGACCACCAGGGAAACAGCCAGCCGTGTATTCAGCATCATGAAAAAGGATAAAGTGCTGGATGCAGATGAACGCCATATTGTTATTCTGGATCAGGATGGCTTACGGCAGTATTATGAGAATCAGATGTAG